Proteins from one Cryptomeria japonica chromosome 4, Sugi_1.0, whole genome shotgun sequence genomic window:
- the LOC131032111 gene encoding anthocyanin regulatory R-S protein, whose product MSMQTVPAPPYQHQQAKSGFRNKSTFDHMLAERNRRIKLRQHFSDLCSFLPQISKKDKHSILANTTNYLKELKLRVAELEQENQILQELVFPNQEEGSRGFESADQPYDLKDTFIYRSNEVTLEKCKEIPCQVNMKVSLQKDQYSWPTSLLIKQLDLMKRKQLEVLSFQTHTEPFQFCSSILLRPDGEAWNVSQWQNFGTTVRESLL is encoded by the exons ATGTCCATGCAAACTGTCCCTGCTCCTCCTTATCAACACCAGCAAGCAAAATCAGGGTTTCGGAACAAATCGACATTTGATCACATGTTAGCCGAGCGGAACAGGAGGATCAAATTGAGGCAGCACTTCTCAGATCTTTGTTCTTTCTTGCCTCAAATTTCTAAG AAAGATAAGCATTCAATACTGGCAAATACCACAAACTATCTGAAGGAATTAAAGCTTCGTGTTGCTGAGCTCgaacaagaaaatcaaatattgcAGGAATTGGTTTTCCCAAATCAAGAGGAAGGAAGTCGCGGGTTCGAATCAGCGGACCAACCATATGATTTAAAGGACACATTCATTTATAGAAGCAATGAAGTAACTTTGGAGAAATGCAAGGAGATCCCCTGCCAAGTAAACATGAAAGTAAGTTTACAGAAAGATCAGTATTCCTGGCCAACAAGTCTGCTGATCAAGCAACTAGATctgatgaaaagaaagcaactggAAGTCCTCTCATTCCAAACACATACAGAGCCATTTCAATTTTGCTCCAGCATTCTTCTGAGACCCGAT GGTGAGGCCTGGAATGTTTCTCAGTGGCAAAATTTTGGCACAACAGTGAGAGAGTCCCTCTTATGA